The proteins below come from a single Tenuifilum thalassicum genomic window:
- a CDS encoding LiaF transmembrane domain-containing protein has product MDKQEIRTGTNYSKLVLGLIFVALAVLLIVDNFNICPIYWGRYIFTWQTLLIAIGLIILPNPGSRTTGLVLIAIGAFFLTAKFYHFPISIWKLFWPSIILLVGLSLIFSSRRSHWHPLRKGEVNDDLIDDVSIFGGSEQKFTSKQFRGGKITNIFGGSTIDLTDANLEPGLNLIEVLCIFGGSKLIIPTSWRIKVEVTSIFGGVSDKRKIPSELPEDAPELVIRGLVLFGGLEFKSF; this is encoded by the coding sequence ATGGATAAGCAAGAAATCAGAACAGGGACAAATTACTCCAAACTTGTGCTGGGGCTAATTTTTGTTGCATTGGCAGTCCTTCTAATAGTTGACAACTTCAACATTTGCCCAATTTATTGGGGGAGGTATATATTCACATGGCAAACCCTTCTAATAGCAATAGGCTTAATTATTTTGCCGAACCCTGGCAGCAGGACAACAGGCCTTGTATTAATTGCCATTGGTGCGTTTTTTCTCACTGCCAAATTCTACCATTTCCCAATATCAATATGGAAACTCTTTTGGCCTTCAATTATTCTACTGGTGGGCTTATCGCTTATTTTTTCAAGCCGAAGAAGCCACTGGCACCCTTTACGTAAAGGAGAGGTTAACGACGATTTAATAGATGATGTTTCCATTTTTGGAGGCTCTGAGCAAAAGTTCACCTCAAAGCAATTTAGGGGAGGAAAGATTACGAATATTTTTGGAGGCTCTACTATCGACCTAACCGATGCAAATCTTGAACCAGGGCTGAACCTCATTGAAGTACTTTGCATCTTTGGTGGTTCCAAACTGATAATCCCAACTAGCTGGCGAATTAAAGTTGAGGTAACATCAATTTTTGGAGGCGTATCCGACAAGAGAAAAATCCCTAGCGAGTTGCCTGAGGATGCTCCTGAACTAGTTATAAGAGGACTTGTTCTTTTTGGTGGACTTGAATTTAAAAGCTTTTAA
- a CDS encoding acetate--CoA ligase family protein, translating to MITNELINPKSIVVVGGSDDIQKPGGKVLKNLLDNKFKGQIYVVNPKADEVQGVKSYRDVADLPQVDLAILAIAAKFCPQTVDVLAKQKNTKAFIILSAGFHEESEEGAKLEQQIVDTINSTGGCLIGPNCIGVMNTNYAGVFTTPIPKFDPKGVDFISGSGATAVFIMESSIPRGLTFNSVYSVGNSAQIGVEEVLEYMDNTFDPNTSSRVKLLYIESVNKPQKLLKHAQSLIRKGCRIAAIKAGSSSAGSRAASSHTGALASSDVAVDALFRKAGIVRCYGRDELATVASIFMHPELQGKNIAVITHAGGPAVMLTDALSNNGMEVPPIEGPKAQELLTKLFPGSSVANPIDFLATGTAEQLGHIIDACENDFDNIDAMVVIFGSPGLFPVYDVYDLLDQKMKECRKPIFPVLPSVMNVKDEIEHFISKGRIFFPDEVALGTSLAKIYHTPKPASEKLTLPEVDEKTIRKVIDSNENGYLAPKAVQQLLDAAGIPRAGEAVVTTADEAVTQAEKLGYPVVMKVVGPVHKSDVGGVVLNVKNSESVRKEFERMIQIKDTKAILIQPLLSGVELFVGAKREEKFGHMVLCGLGGIFIEVLKDVKAALAPIDTNEALGMIRGLKSYGIIKGARGQEPVNEQIFAEIVSRISALVTIVPEIFEMDLNPLLGSKDKVVAVDARIRIEK from the coding sequence ATGATTACCAATGAATTAATCAATCCTAAAAGCATAGTTGTTGTTGGAGGTTCCGACGACATTCAAAAGCCAGGAGGAAAAGTTTTAAAGAATCTTCTGGATAACAAATTCAAAGGACAAATCTACGTTGTAAACCCTAAAGCCGATGAGGTTCAAGGTGTAAAATCGTATCGCGATGTTGCAGATTTGCCACAGGTCGATTTAGCCATTTTGGCCATAGCAGCCAAGTTTTGTCCTCAAACAGTTGATGTACTTGCTAAGCAAAAAAACACCAAAGCATTTATCATTCTTTCCGCTGGTTTTCATGAGGAGAGTGAAGAAGGGGCAAAACTTGAACAGCAAATAGTTGATACAATCAACAGCACTGGCGGATGTTTAATTGGGCCCAACTGTATTGGTGTAATGAATACCAACTATGCCGGGGTCTTTACAACCCCAATCCCAAAATTCGATCCTAAAGGTGTTGATTTCATTTCAGGCTCAGGTGCAACTGCGGTATTCATTATGGAATCGAGCATACCACGTGGGCTAACATTCAACAGCGTATATTCAGTGGGTAATAGCGCACAGATAGGAGTGGAGGAAGTCCTTGAGTACATGGATAATACCTTTGACCCGAACACAAGTTCAAGAGTAAAACTCCTTTACATTGAGAGCGTTAACAAGCCCCAAAAGTTACTAAAGCATGCACAATCGCTAATCCGCAAAGGATGCAGAATTGCAGCAATTAAAGCAGGAAGTTCGTCGGCTGGGAGCCGTGCAGCATCGAGCCACACAGGAGCTTTGGCAAGTAGCGATGTAGCTGTTGATGCGCTATTCCGCAAGGCGGGCATAGTTCGCTGCTACGGGCGCGATGAACTTGCTACCGTGGCATCAATATTCATGCATCCCGAGTTACAAGGGAAAAATATTGCAGTGATTACTCACGCTGGTGGCCCTGCAGTTATGCTTACCGACGCCCTTTCGAATAATGGCATGGAAGTTCCCCCTATTGAAGGCCCAAAGGCTCAGGAGCTGCTCACCAAACTATTTCCTGGTTCTTCGGTAGCCAACCCTATCGACTTCCTAGCAACTGGAACAGCAGAACAGCTTGGACACATTATTGATGCCTGCGAGAACGACTTTGACAACATCGATGCCATGGTGGTAATCTTTGGTAGTCCAGGTTTATTCCCTGTTTACGATGTTTACGACCTACTCGACCAAAAGATGAAGGAGTGCCGCAAGCCTATATTCCCTGTTCTTCCCTCGGTAATGAATGTAAAGGATGAGATTGAACACTTCATCTCTAAAGGACGAATTTTCTTCCCCGATGAGGTAGCGCTTGGAACTTCGCTTGCTAAAATATACCACACACCAAAACCGGCTTCAGAGAAACTAACTCTTCCTGAAGTTGATGAAAAAACCATACGCAAGGTAATTGACAGTAATGAAAATGGCTATCTAGCCCCCAAAGCTGTTCAGCAGCTTCTTGATGCAGCAGGAATTCCACGTGCTGGTGAGGCGGTTGTTACTACCGCTGACGAAGCAGTAACCCAAGCCGAAAAACTTGGATACCCTGTTGTGATGAAGGTAGTTGGACCAGTTCACAAATCGGATGTTGGCGGAGTAGTTCTAAACGTTAAGAACTCCGAAAGTGTTCGCAAAGAATTTGAGCGAATGATTCAAATTAAAGACACTAAAGCTATTCTTATTCAACCCTTGCTCAGTGGTGTTGAACTTTTTGTAGGTGCTAAACGCGAAGAAAAATTTGGTCACATGGTTCTCTGCGGCTTAGGTGGCATTTTTATTGAGGTTTTAAAAGATGTAAAAGCGGCTCTTGCTCCAATTGATACTAACGAAGCTTTAGGCATGATTCGTGGACTCAAAAGTTATGGTATAATAAAAGGAGCTAGAGGCCAGGAACCAGTGAATGAACAAATCTTTGCAGAAATCGTTAGTCGTATTTCGGCATTAGTTACCATAGTACCTGAGATATTTGAAATGGACCTTAACCCTTTGCTTGGCTCAAAGGATAAGGTTGTTGCTGTTGATGCAAGAATAAGAATTGAAAAATAA
- a CDS encoding Mpv17/PMP22 family protein, protein MKRNDFFVIAGTILFLLPFFASETVYSFYVDFNANHGMIMSFIKFALLATFGEAIGLRIRTGNYNQPGFGLMPRAIVWGLLGLTIKLAFVLFATGVPTFLSYLGLENATQIMKGNLSAEKILVAFSISLLMNVIYAPVMMTLHKITDTHIMNHGGKLSCLLKPIQFGKILGSINWEVQWGFVFAKTIPFFWIPAHTITFLLPADFQVLFAALLSVALGIFLAIASLKGSGK, encoded by the coding sequence GTGAAAAGAAACGATTTTTTTGTAATTGCGGGAACAATTTTGTTCCTGCTGCCTTTTTTTGCTTCGGAAACTGTATATAGTTTTTACGTTGACTTTAATGCCAACCATGGCATGATAATGAGCTTTATAAAATTTGCTTTACTTGCAACTTTTGGAGAGGCTATTGGCTTAAGAATCAGAACAGGAAATTACAATCAACCAGGATTTGGCCTTATGCCTCGTGCCATTGTTTGGGGATTATTAGGGCTAACCATCAAGCTTGCTTTTGTGCTTTTTGCAACGGGAGTTCCAACATTTCTTTCTTACTTGGGATTGGAAAATGCCACACAAATAATGAAAGGAAACTTATCGGCAGAAAAAATACTCGTTGCATTTAGCATTAGCCTATTAATGAATGTGATATACGCTCCAGTAATGATGACCCTACATAAAATTACAGACACACATATAATGAATCATGGGGGTAAGCTATCGTGCCTTCTCAAACCCATTCAATTTGGAAAAATTCTTGGTTCAATCAACTGGGAGGTACAATGGGGATTTGTTTTTGCAAAAACAATTCCATTTTTCTGGATTCCAGCGCATACAATTACATTTCTATTACCTGCAGATTTTCAGGTTCTATTTGCAGCACTGCTAAGCGTTGCTCTAGGTATTTTTCTTGCCATTGCAAGCCTTAAGGGAAGCGGAAAATAG
- a CDS encoding flavodoxin yields MKKRIGIFYGPTGGSTEKVAKLIAKEFNGDADIFPIKEATPKLINNYDLVIFGCSTLGSETWNGDSSKCDWEAFRPEIPKLRLTGKLFAFFGTGDSVTYARNFVDAMGILAKDLLEVGAHVVGQVPTDDYTFTDSEAVIDGKFIGLPIDEDYEPEKTPTRIKNWVDQLKKSI; encoded by the coding sequence ATGAAAAAGAGGATAGGTATTTTTTATGGTCCGACAGGAGGTTCCACGGAAAAGGTGGCCAAGCTAATTGCAAAAGAATTTAATGGTGATGCAGATATTTTTCCCATAAAGGAGGCTACTCCAAAACTTATTAACAACTACGATCTTGTTATTTTTGGTTGTTCAACTCTAGGCAGCGAAACTTGGAATGGAGACTCATCGAAATGTGACTGGGAGGCATTCCGACCAGAGATTCCAAAACTTAGGCTAACCGGTAAACTCTTCGCCTTTTTTGGAACTGGCGATTCGGTCACCTATGCTCGCAATTTTGTTGATGCCATGGGAATTCTTGCCAAGGATTTGCTAGAAGTTGGCGCACACGTTGTTGGTCAGGTGCCAACTGACGATTACACTTTTACCGATTCAGAGGCTGTAATCGATGGTAAGTTTATAGGATTACCCATTGATGAGGATTATGAGCCAGAAAAAACTCCAACTCGCATCAAGAACTGGGTTGATCAACTAAAAAAATCCATTTAA